From Woronichinia naegeliana WA131, the proteins below share one genomic window:
- a CDS encoding IS1 family transposase: protein MSTLNKSSIDLLSDIGLPQEKEEALFQKNCPHCYSEKVKIHSHYQTKGNGERKMFICQECGSCFAETYGSVIAGLETPLSEIVKVLKARMEGIGLNAAARVFGYAKTTILNWEKKLSGLQETLFLYALVNEFVKLVIEGDELYTKVGKNKEASASEGWTIVLMDRASRFIWHLKCGKKEQKLFLEAMMTVAELFERSAESLQLFTDGEKRYSQLLFNICHEVLRTGKRGRPTKVLPKGMVVRLKNKSSKRRDSEGKLEKVETPKTEHPETTEKPEDKDVHANHVEAFNSSLRRYLAAFRRRTNTYAKSVVGLQRVLDIFWMVHNFVRSHFTTKKVPAVALGIIQKGLTWEDLLQIRLIC from the coding sequence ATGTCAACATTGAATAAAAGCTCAATTGACCTCCTAAGTGATATTGGCTTACCTCAAGAGAAAGAGGAAGCCTTATTTCAGAAAAACTGCCCTCATTGCTATAGTGAAAAAGTAAAAATACATTCTCATTACCAAACGAAAGGTAACGGGGAACGTAAAATGTTCATCTGTCAAGAATGTGGTTCTTGTTTTGCTGAGACTTATGGTAGCGTAATCGCTGGCTTAGAAACCCCATTAAGTGAAATTGTAAAAGTATTAAAAGCCAGAATGGAAGGAATAGGATTAAATGCAGCAGCCCGAGTATTCGGCTACGCAAAAACAACAATATTGAATTGGGAAAAGAAATTATCAGGATTACAAGAGACATTATTTTTATACGCCTTAGTGAATGAATTTGTTAAATTAGTAATAGAAGGGGATGAACTATACACAAAAGTTGGAAAAAATAAAGAAGCAAGTGCCTCTGAGGGGTGGACAATCGTGCTCATGGACAGGGCTAGCCGCTTTATTTGGCATTTAAAATGTGGTAAAAAAGAGCAGAAATTATTTCTAGAAGCAATGATGACGGTAGCGGAATTATTTGAAAGGAGTGCAGAATCTCTCCAGTTATTTACAGATGGAGAAAAGCGATATAGTCAACTGCTATTTAATATTTGTCACGAAGTATTAAGGACTGGGAAGCGAGGTCGTCCCACCAAAGTATTACCGAAGGGTATGGTGGTAAGATTAAAAAATAAGAGTAGTAAACGTCGAGATTCTGAGGGTAAACTAGAGAAAGTAGAAACTCCGAAAACTGAACATCCTGAGACAACAGAAAAACCAGAAGACAAGGATGTTCATGCCAACCACGTTGAGGCATTTAATAGTTCTCTACGACGCTATTTAGCCGCCTTTCGTCGTCGAACAAATACTTATGCTAAATCTGTTGTGGGATTACAGCGAGTGCTAGATATTTTCTGGATGGTTCATAACTTTGTTCGCAGCCATTTTACGACGAAAAAAGTTCCTGCGGTAGCTCTCGGTATAATTCAAAAAGGGTTAACTTGGGAGGACTTACTCCAAATTCGCCTGATTTGTTGA